In Candidatus Palauibacter australiensis, a single genomic region encodes these proteins:
- a CDS encoding 6-bladed beta-propeller: MKPRIPVAVALLTVALLAGVAACADEPPAPPPEIPVFEGAIDLEIGEVEGEDPYLFTRIGSVVADDRGRVIVADYQTHEVRVFEADGRFAFRLGGQGDGPGELTNPCCMTFGPDGLLWVRESARYSAFRLGDDGAEYARSLRSVNASFNLVAPVTFDAEGRLVDLGMAAGETRLTRFHLGPGMAVDTVPMATAEEQATGFSPVDIRIGDQAATFFVYQPFGPLWIHGHGPGGWWATAVNSAYAIALHHPDGSTSRLEAPLQGPELSPDERRRAQARIDQEKERFDLREHPFGVPDRKPVLAELFFDRAGRLWVEKTGVDGDEMREADVYREGTLEARYRWPRGVSNLAYPAWVTETELYGTTRDSLDVSRAARVRFTRIP, encoded by the coding sequence GAATCCCGGTCGCGGTCGCGCTGCTCACGGTCGCGCTGCTCGCGGGCGTCGCCGCGTGCGCGGATGAACCGCCCGCTCCGCCTCCCGAGATCCCGGTCTTCGAGGGGGCGATCGACCTCGAGATCGGCGAGGTGGAGGGGGAAGATCCCTACCTCTTCACGAGAATCGGCTCCGTCGTGGCGGACGACCGCGGGCGGGTGATCGTCGCGGACTACCAGACGCACGAGGTGCGGGTGTTCGAGGCGGACGGGCGCTTCGCCTTCCGTTTGGGAGGCCAGGGGGACGGTCCCGGCGAGCTGACGAACCCCTGCTGCATGACGTTCGGGCCCGATGGACTCCTGTGGGTGCGGGAGAGCGCCCGCTACAGCGCGTTCAGGCTCGGCGACGACGGCGCGGAGTACGCGCGCAGCCTCAGGAGCGTCAACGCCTCCTTCAACCTGGTCGCTCCGGTCACCTTCGACGCCGAGGGCCGGCTCGTGGACCTCGGCATGGCGGCCGGCGAAACCCGGCTAACGCGCTTCCACCTGGGTCCGGGCATGGCCGTGGACACGGTCCCGATGGCGACGGCCGAGGAGCAGGCCACCGGCTTCAGCCCCGTCGACATCAGGATAGGAGACCAGGCCGCCACATTCTTCGTCTACCAGCCCTTCGGTCCGCTGTGGATTCACGGGCACGGGCCGGGCGGCTGGTGGGCCACGGCCGTCAACTCCGCGTACGCGATCGCGCTCCACCATCCCGACGGGAGCACGTCGCGCCTCGAGGCGCCGCTGCAGGGACCGGAGTTGAGTCCGGACGAGCGCCGCCGCGCGCAGGCCCGGATCGACCAGGAGAAGGAGAGGTTCGACCTGCGCGAACACCCGTTCGGTGTCCCCGACCGCAAGCCGGTCCTGGCCGAACTCTTCTTCGACCGCGCCGGCCGGCTGTGGGTGGAGAAGACGGGGGTCGACGGAGATGAGATGCGCGAGGCCGACGTCTATCGCGAGGGCACGCTGGAGGCGCGATACCGCTGGCCGCGCGGGGTCAGCAACCTCGCATACCCCGCCTGGGTCACCGAAACGGAACTCTACGGCACGACGCGCGACTCGCTCGACGTCTCGCGCGCCGCCCGCGTCCGCTTCACCCGAATCCCGTAG